The window GAAATAGGCGTGGACACCGTTGATGGCGAGTTTTCGATCAGCGTTAGGGAATGGTTGTAACTCCATGCTTCTCTTGGGGGTTCTCTTTGTTTCCTTCTCAGCATATTATCTGAGGTTGGGATCTGGTATTTatgttcttcttctcttcttcgttgtggtggtggtgttcttcttctcctctgcggtgctatttttatttttcttcttctttttgattGTTGCTTTAATGTGTTTTGTTTCGATTATATTTGATTGtcgtttctatttttctttatggTTATGTTATCGTtgcttctatttttcttcttcctcacctcCCCGCTATCAGAATTTTCGTGAGTGATtatggataaaaaaaattagttcatTCATAAATTTTGATTATCATTTAGTTGCTAAAGTTTTAATCTTTCTCCCGAAAAATGAATGAGTTTGGCTTGTTGATAGTGATGCCACggggttgatgatgatgatttttcattttcatctgtgaagaaaaagaagaaagaaagaatacagacgaaagagagagaaagagatagaTATAGTGACAGTAGAATCAAGGGTAAATttggaatttcatcaaatttttttgCCAACTCAGTTTTTTTCGTCAATGAAAACAGAGTTAAATGACGGATAGTCACTtttgtcaaatttaaaaattgttcaatgaccattttgtcaataacatctattaggtaccattttgtcagcgCCTGAATTTTTCGGGTACCAAATTAGTATTTATCTCTTTCTATTGCATCATACAGGACCACACAAAAGTTTATAGCCAACAATATTTAAGTGTTGGTTAAACTTAAgaataaactaccatttgtatCTATAAACTTTATAAATACCAATAAAAGTAccatcaaacaaagaaattaatgttgtacccatgaaagatgagtttcgtgtgacaaaagtatccaaactctaattttttgttaactttttaataaaattcctaaattacCCCCATCCTTTACCTTCTTTCCCAAACATCCGGTATGCAAATTCTTCCCTTGTATCTCCATAACCCTTCATCATCCTTAGTGAATTCTTTGCGCCTCTTATCACCAACTGGCTGAAACAATTGCCGAAGCCTCTGCTCATCTTGTTGAGCTCTTTGTATTTCTGATTTTAACGTGCTTGAGATTTGTAGTTGGTTCAAACAAGCTCTTCcggcaacttcaccaatatccagcttaagatctacaaacttatccactagctcttcttccttgattctcatccaagctATTGTTAGAGATTTCCGACTCGAAGCGTCTGCTACCACGTTCgcctttccagggtgataacacaactcaaaatcataatctttaagCAATTCCATCCATCTTCTCTGGTGCATATTTAGCTCCTTCTGATCAAAGATATACTTGAgactcttataataaaaaaagacgctaaaccttactccgtacaagtggtgtctccaaatcttcaatgcaaacacgatcgccgctaattccaagtcatgagtggggtaatttacctcatgcggtctcagctgacgcgatgcgtaagccaccacattcTGATGTTGCATCAACATGCAACCCAAACCTTTCAAGGAAGCGTCACagtacacttcaaacggttcatgCGGTTTCGGTAAGATCAAAACAGGTGCTGAAGTTAATCTCTGTTTAACGTCTAAAAACTCTCTTTGCACTCCGACGTCCACACGAATGGCACCTCTTTCCTTGTTAATTTCGTCATCGGTAGTGCAATCCGGAAAAATCCTTCAATAAATCTCCGGTAATATCCGGCTAAACCCAAAAAGCTCCTGACTTCCATCACAGTCGtcggtctttcccattccatcaccgcttCTACCTTAGAAAGATCTATGGCTATTCCTCctttactcaccacatggcctaAAAACTTTACTTCCTCCTTCCAGAACTCGCACTTTGACAACTTAGCATACAACTTCCGCTCCTTCAAgatttgcaacacaatcctcaaGTGTTCCTCATGCTCTCTTACCGTCTTAGAGTAAACCAAGATGtcatctatgaaaaccaccacgaatttgtccaaaaagggacgaaacactctgttcatgtaatccatgaaaatagcaggtgcattcgttaacccaaaggacattaccataaactcgtagtgtccatagcgTGTCCTAAACGCAGTCTTAGGAATATCATCCTCCTTCACTCTTATCTGATGGTAACCGGATCtcaaatcaatcttggaaaacactccagctccttgcaattgatccatcaagtcatctattcttggcagCGGGTACTTATTCTTCACAGTCACTTTATTCAACTGTCAGTAATCCACGCACAAGCGCAttcctccatctttcttcttcaccaataaaactggcgctccccacggtgatacactcggtcgaatgaacctcttgttcagaagctcttccaactgagtctttaaCTCTGCCAGCTCTATCGGAGCCATTCTATACGGCACAATTGATACTGGTCCGGCTCCCGGCACTAATTCGATCGCAAATTCAATTTCCCTCTGAGGTAGGAACTCAGGGATATCTTTCGGAAATACTTCTGGAAAATCTCTAACCACCGGTATCTGATCTAAGCTTTGGGCATCCCCAATGCATTAGCAGCAAATAGAATAAATCCCTGACACTCCTCCCCACTACAATGCACCATTACAGAGTTTAGGTAATATCCCGTAGCTACCATTGCTCCATTTTCTCCTTCCGGCATAAACCAAATTGTTTGTTCAAAACAATCCAACAAAACCCAGTTCttcgacaaccaatcaaaccccaaaatcattTCAAGCCCTACCATTGGTAAACAGAACAAATCATGCACAAACTCTCTCccctcaagcttgaaacctacttgtCTACAACCTGACCTAGTCATAACTGTTTGATACGGAGTATGTACATGCAGATCAAAAGGCAACTCTGACACTTTCAAGCCTAATTCCTCAACcttagcaaaagaaataaacgaatgcgaagctccagtatcatataaTGCAACTAAGGATTTATCACCAATTAGATATATACCTCTCATCAACGGATCCACCTTAGAAGCATCCTTGGCATTCACAGCAAAGACCCGACCTTGATGCTGACTCTGGCCCACATTCTGATTCCTGCCACGAGTGCAATCCCTCGCAAAATGACCAGGCAAGCCACAGTTGAAGCACCCACCTATACCAATCTTGCAAGAGTCATATGGATGAAAACGTCCACAACGATCACAAGCTAAATCCGAAGAACCCTTACTCTGATTTCCTCTCCCTTTGCCACGCTGAATCTGGTCATGTGTGTTCTTTCTGAAGCCTCCTTGACCTTGAGGTGCATATCCTCCTCTCTTGAAGCTTTGTCCTCTCGGATGAAGGTACTTGCCACGCCCACGACTAGAGCTTCCTCCATGAGTATCCTTAGATGCCGCCACGGTCTTGGCATACTCCTCCACTACTCTAGCCTTATTCACCAAGTCGGAGAAGACACGGATCTCCATCGGAGCCACAGCAGTGATAATGTTGTCCTTCAACCCCCTCTGATACTTAACGCATCTCCAGCTCTCGTAAGTCTCCAGGTCACCCTGACACACCCGAGAAAACCTACAAAGCTCTTCGAACTTGTTAGTGTACTCGGTCACAGACatggaaccttgcttcagctgcattagctccatctcctttgcttcccttgcagactcagggaAATACTTCTTATAGAAAGTCGTTTGGAACACCTCCCATGGAATGTCGGCGTTTTGAAGCTGTAGCAAACGCCACTCAGCTTACTACCAGGGCTGGGCCTCTCCCGCTAGTTGATAAGTGGCAAACTCTACATATTGATTAATAGGAACATGTTGCGCCTGTAAAGCACGCTCCATAGCCTGGAACCAGTGGTCTGCTTTAGTAGGATTTGTGAACCCTCGGAAAGTTGGCGGATGAACCTTGAGGAACGTTGCCAAGGTCATCGGAACTACTCCCGTGTTATCGCCGTTTCCCTCAACATTATCATTGGCATTTCCTTCTCCGTTCCCATTATCATTCCCTGCcggttggcctaacctctgcacagcttgcagagtcaCAGCAGCATTCGCCTCCATGGTATTTGCTAAGTTAGCCATGGCCGCCAGAAACTTGGCATGGTTATCAGTTGGCTGCTCATTCTTACTTTCTCGCGTACGTGTTCGACCTCACCCGCGAGTGGCCAtgtagggttcctgtctacaccaaacaatcgatatcaaggtgatcagtctcaatatcaaaagcctagtgcttcaattatcccaaacaggcactcacaaacaagcatgctatgcatatatcaagtagataacctaatagcatcaaagaaaagacacatAGAGTATataatgaagcacaatcggtccatccctcaggctcacgaggacaaacaactctgataccactaaatgtaacaccctaattagcctaagccttatctcgcgtcgtaaagcaaaggttaatcagaggttacgacagttctaagctcatacgtataatatatagaagaataatataatatctagaagcccgatgaaagatatagctcaaatattggatttgaaaagcgcaaagcGTACTAACGAGCTACTAGCTTAAGGCACAGGAAACAGATAagatacaacaaaatataagtatataatatcataggaaactagcctcgactcgcggagtttaagccgactggccatatacagaccatacaAAAACCTAGCAgtttaaaaatagcttatacaagttgttctctcaaatacaagcctctaggctaaacaaaatacaaaagtgagagacatataaacaaaataaaccaaaaagactccaaatgAAACCAAGATCCTCCGCTCCTGTCACCATCCAAAACAACTCACCAAGGTGGGttgcgacttgcatctgaaaaacacaacaaagatatggtatgagaaccggaggttctcagtatggtaacagtgcccagtgatgtaggatataagaccccgggacgccaaaggcaatcctaagctccatatccatcacaagattcaagcttaaagcattataaaacaaataagcataatataAACCTTATCATAAATAAACCGGGTGAACTATCTTAAAGGATTTCTACTCTAACCATACACCGCTGTCCCAcggccttcaccaacctatcctccatgcgatcccatcgccaccgcctaccgaacctcctcaatcccagtagaaagcacaattaataacaatgcaagtaattcacaagtaacagcatacaaggcaagtagatcaagtaagcaaatagacatgttattcaattaggcatacaattacaagtcgtcaaagcaaacaaacaggtagaaatgcatatgatgaatgcctgccctactggctgtgatatcacattgtcggttcaactgccaacccgacacatctccatggagacgtcgcccttcggattactcatatgggaacccccgagatatagtgcccggatcactgtccaggtactggcgcctgcacgctctataggtccgaagggatgcgagtgggatactcttgccacagacctcacatctcaacgcaagcagGACGAACTACCGCCCTTACGCCgctgccgctacctcgacaggcgagaTCCAATCGTCGTCCCtgtcgggcgcatagcgtctcatattctaagtaaaaacaatatctcagtggttttcagaaaaaaaTTTCAGTATACAGAGATCCTTCGTCTCaatccgagtcctcgactcatctcaaccactgtcccttTCATAACTCAGTTTCCAAGGTCAAAAGTTCATCATTCCTTATCTCATATATCTCTTATCCTCCACCCAACGTCAAATCattctcagcacgccagaaacctaaacctccattttctaatttatcataaaaccATGTTCTAAAAACCTTAAGTTACATCCCATGTTCCAATACTCAAAAATTAAGCCCATAAGTTTTAAAATGGTGTTTTAGAAGCTTACAACCATGTTggaaaggtagaatagttgaaaacaaataaaattttgagaatCAGGACTTGTGCGGCCGCACAAGGGTCTGTGCGTGCGGACACTCCTGAGAGTTTTGAAATGTGCGCATACGCACAGGTGTTAATTTTTACAAAGATCTGTgcgctcgcacaacctgtgccaacgcccccaacagactgaccttcccgacgtgtgcatccgcacagacctgtgcgtccgcataggTTGAAGTTTTTTCTTAGAtgtgcgcacaagctgtgctggcGCTACGAAAAAAATGCACTTCCCTGCCTGTACGTgcacacagacgtgtgcgtccgcacaggtcacaATATTTGCAGGGTGTGCGTCCGCACGAGGGTGTGCGCCTGCAcacataaaaaatcataaaattctgcaactttgcagaatttcagatttttcacaccaactttgaaggatcataacttcctctacaaaattccaattttcacaaaTTTTATATCGATCTAaagagttttcaaagatctttaattataaacaaatttcaatcaattttgaaaaccaaggcaaaagttatgatcgtgcaaagttcaccaaaaacccaATTTTACCAACTTCACAATTTACACAATTTCTTACCATATACATTCCAAACCGTACCATACCATTCCAAACCCCCTTCTCTCATCAGAATTTACCTTTTTGGGTCATATCACACTAATCATACCACAATTTCTTTCACCTTTCATTTATCACATATATATAACATATCCACCAATCATCATCATCTCATTACCAAGTCTCATCATCAACTCAACCAagattcatattcataatcaaCAAAACTCAAGCATCTAATCTATCATATTTCAACTTCATCATGTAATCACAACAACACATCAATACATTATGACTCATCAACACTAACAATCATCAACATCATACAatttccaacctatcctataggtcactagcctaagtgtccatgaatattatatactacatagagaaaaccgaaaccataccttggctgattctcTTTATGCACCCAATTTCCAACTTAGCACAAACAAGCTTCCAAtcacaatccaagctttcaaatCCACTCCAGTAAGCACAAATAAGTTCCAagagctcccaaagccacaacAATCAAaccatatacatataaatcaccaccaATCAACCTAGGGCTTAACATAAATCAAATCTCACAAGGTTTTAGTATCTCTTACCTCTCCCAACAGATTTGATGGTCACAATCCAAGGCTAAGCAAGAATTAGAGCAAaccaaaacatccaaaatcacaaaaactcattcaACCAAAAACTCTATATACCCAAAATTTTCAAGAGAGAAACTGGAAAGATTTCGTAAATACCTTGAGGGTTTCTTAAGTGGATTTTGTAGAgatcttcacaaggaacgcgtagccacTGACGGTACGCAAATcagagcaccgtagctcaagatatgagctttagAAATTTGGGATGAACAGAAACCATGGGGTTTCTCTTCTTCCCCCTTTTCAGCATGCAAGTGTAGTGTTTGGTTATGTGTTGTGCTGAAAATGGGTTCATTTAAGTGTATTTagatgttgggcttgggcccaacttgggtccggtccaacccgttagcatttttagcccgtttggcccaacttcgggccaaacctttaaattaacgcccgattttccatttctaacatttttctaatatttttgctg is drawn from Arachis hypogaea cultivar Tifrunner chromosome 12, arahy.Tifrunner.gnm2.J5K5, whole genome shotgun sequence and contains these coding sequences:
- the LOC140176695 gene encoding uncharacterized protein, producing the protein MQLKQGSMSVTEYTNKFEELCRFSRVCQGDLETYESWRCVKYQRGLKDNIITAVAPMEIRVFSDLVNKARVVEEYAKTVAASKDTHGGSSSRGRGKYLHPRGQSFKRGGYAPQGQGGFRKNTHDQIQRGKGRGNQSKGSSDLACDRCGRFHPYDSCKIGIGGCFNCGLPGHFARDCTRGRNQNVGQSQHQGRVFAVNAKDASKVDPLMRGIYLIGDKSLVALYDTGASHSFISFAKVEELGLKVSELPFDLHVHTPYQTVMTRSGCRQVGFKLEGREFVHDLFCLPMVGLEMILGFDWLSKNWVLLDCFEQTIWFMPEGENGAMIPVVRDFPEVFPKDIPEFLPQREIEFAIELVPGAGPIRVKEDDIPKTAFRTRYGHYEFMTVREHEEHLRIVLQILKERKLYAKLSKCEFWKEEVKFLGHVVSKGGIAIDLSKVEAVMEWERPTTVMEVRSFLGLAGYYRRFIEGFFRIALPMTKLTRKEYLYALCVFATERSIMLAEVMLRVVPPVMMRFEMTGGEELD